Proteins found in one Geomonas subterranea genomic segment:
- the ptsP gene encoding phosphoenolpyruvate--protein phosphotransferase, producing the protein MPEEAGEQLGLRTLEDISALILQSHDLQETLDNIVNLVAKRMSSDVCSIYLLEEDGETLRLHATRGLSRLSVGITMKISEGLTGLVVEQRGVVATDNAPRHPRYKYFRKTKEEKVLSFLGVPFFERDTPMGVLVIQNREARTFTPHEISAVSTIAWQISSIVSNAKLLDSVRKKEEERAFYAAEVDRLMKSGVLKEGGRTSRKSSSSSAALTGIGISPGFALGKVSILHHRGPTEEAILERARPRAEELNMFQQALEKARIHTIYMEKRMGEILSEADAAIFHSHLMILEDRGFIAKITALIEEGLGAHRAVNQVVEAYVSAFARMEDPYLRERSADMEDIGRRICDALNGHSKHRERLRDDRIIVARELLPSDLAIMDHGKVIGIATEKGNQNAHAAIMARALGIPAVFGVEGLLNRVGVRSEVVVDGNSGCVYVNPDQAVKQEYVRLQGEFDQRQRALEEIRDLPARTPDGCTITLLANIGLLSDLKVAHLHGAEGVGLYRTEFPFMTRASLPSRQVQASVYRKVLEGFPGLPVNIRTLDIGGDKGLSYFPHPKEDNPFLGWRSMRLSLDREDILREQLAAILIASASGKCTLMLPMISGVDEVRRVKVILEEVKEELTREGRGFDARIGLGVMVELPAAVLGADMLVKEVDYLSIGTNDLIQYTLACDRNNPRVRKWYDPYHPAVLHSIKKVADAAAGAGKPASLCGEMAGEPINAILLMGLGLRSFSLSAPNIPRVKEAVRRITLRQAQEIGDRVLGMESARAIREYLEAAQRELGL; encoded by the coding sequence ATGCCAGAGGAGGCAGGTGAGCAACTGGGACTGAGGACACTGGAGGACATCAGCGCGCTGATTCTCCAGTCCCACGATCTGCAGGAGACTCTGGACAACATCGTCAACCTGGTCGCTAAGAGGATGTCCTCCGACGTATGCTCCATCTACCTCCTGGAGGAGGACGGCGAGACACTGAGGCTGCACGCGACCCGCGGTCTTTCCAGGCTTTCCGTCGGCATCACCATGAAGATCTCCGAGGGCCTCACCGGCCTGGTCGTGGAGCAGCGCGGCGTGGTGGCCACCGACAACGCCCCGCGGCATCCCCGCTACAAGTACTTCAGAAAGACCAAGGAGGAGAAGGTCCTCTCCTTCCTGGGCGTCCCCTTCTTCGAACGCGACACCCCGATGGGGGTACTGGTCATCCAGAACAGGGAGGCCAGAACCTTCACCCCCCACGAGATCAGCGCCGTCTCCACTATAGCCTGGCAGATTTCCAGCATCGTCTCCAACGCCAAACTGCTCGACTCCGTCCGCAAGAAGGAGGAGGAGCGCGCCTTCTACGCCGCCGAGGTTGACCGCCTCATGAAGAGCGGCGTCCTCAAGGAGGGGGGGCGCACCTCGCGCAAGTCGTCTTCCTCCTCCGCCGCCCTGACCGGCATCGGCATCTCCCCCGGCTTCGCCCTGGGCAAGGTCTCCATCCTGCACCACAGAGGCCCCACAGAGGAGGCGATACTGGAGCGCGCCCGCCCCCGCGCCGAAGAGCTGAACATGTTCCAGCAGGCCCTGGAAAAGGCCCGCATCCACACCATATACATGGAAAAGAGGATGGGGGAGATCCTCTCCGAGGCCGACGCGGCCATCTTCCACAGCCACCTCATGATCCTCGAAGACCGCGGCTTCATAGCCAAGATCACCGCCCTCATCGAGGAGGGGCTCGGCGCTCACCGCGCGGTGAACCAGGTGGTCGAGGCCTATGTCTCCGCCTTCGCCCGGATGGAGGACCCCTACCTGCGCGAACGCTCCGCCGACATGGAGGACATCGGCCGCAGGATCTGCGACGCACTGAACGGCCACAGCAAACACCGCGAGCGTCTGCGCGACGATCGCATCATCGTGGCGCGGGAACTGCTCCCCTCGGACCTGGCCATCATGGACCACGGCAAGGTGATCGGCATCGCCACCGAAAAGGGAAACCAGAACGCCCATGCCGCCATCATGGCGCGGGCTCTCGGCATCCCCGCCGTCTTCGGTGTCGAGGGGCTCCTGAACCGGGTCGGCGTGCGCAGCGAGGTGGTGGTCGACGGCAACTCCGGGTGCGTCTACGTGAACCCGGATCAGGCGGTCAAGCAGGAATACGTGCGGCTGCAGGGCGAGTTCGACCAGAGACAGCGCGCCCTGGAGGAAATCCGCGATCTTCCCGCCCGCACCCCCGACGGCTGCACCATCACCCTCTTGGCCAACATCGGCCTCTTGAGCGACCTGAAGGTGGCGCACCTGCACGGCGCCGAGGGTGTCGGCCTGTATCGCACCGAGTTCCCCTTCATGACACGCGCGTCCCTCCCCAGCCGCCAGGTGCAGGCGTCGGTGTACCGCAAGGTGCTGGAAGGATTCCCCGGACTCCCGGTGAACATAAGGACCCTGGACATCGGCGGCGACAAGGGGCTTTCCTACTTCCCGCACCCCAAGGAGGACAACCCGTTTCTGGGGTGGCGCTCCATGCGCCTGTCGCTGGACCGGGAGGACATCCTCAGGGAGCAGCTGGCCGCGATCCTGATCGCCTCGGCGTCGGGAAAGTGCACCCTCATGCTCCCGATGATCTCGGGGGTGGACGAGGTGCGGCGCGTCAAGGTGATCCTCGAAGAGGTGAAGGAAGAGTTGACGCGGGAGGGGCGCGGTTTCGATGCGCGCATCGGCCTCGGCGTGATGGTGGAGTTGCCGGCGGCGGTGCTGGGGGCCGACATGCTGGTAAAGGAGGTGGACTACCTGAGCATCGGGACCAACGACCTCATCCAGTACACGCTGGCCTGTGACCGGAACAACCCCAGGGTGAGGAAATGGTACGACCCGTACCATCCGGCGGTGCTGCATTCGATAAAGAAGGTGGCGGATGCGGCGGCAGGCGCGGGAAAGCCGGCTTCGCTGTGCGGTGAAATGGCGGGTGAGCCCATTAACGCGATACTGCTCATGGGGCTTGGCCTGCGCAGCTTCAGCCTTTCGGCGCCCAATATCCCCCGGGTGAAGGAAGCCGTGCGGCGCATCACCCTTCGGCAGGCACAGGAGATCGGCGACCGGGTGCTCGGCATGGAGAGCGCCCGGGCGATAAGGGAATACCTGGAAGCGGCCCAGCGGGAACTGGGGCTCTAA
- a CDS encoding YtxH domain-containing protein, whose translation MSKKSEQAALLAFLAGAAVAAGAALLFTPKTGREVREKLGEAKDEALDKLKGCVRNAKMRSRKNGSDPLNYDGGDCWI comes from the coding sequence ATGTCGAAGAAAAGCGAACAGGCCGCTCTGCTGGCCTTCCTGGCCGGAGCCGCGGTAGCTGCGGGTGCCGCACTCCTCTTTACACCGAAAACCGGCCGCGAGGTACGCGAAAAGCTGGGCGAAGCGAAAGACGAGGCGCTGGACAAACTGAAGGGATGCGTGAGGAACGCGAAGATGCGCTCCAGGAAGAACGGCTCGGATCCGCTCAATTACGACGGCGGAGACTGCTGGATATAA